Proteins co-encoded in one Quercus robur chromosome 8, dhQueRobu3.1, whole genome shotgun sequence genomic window:
- the LOC126696692 gene encoding trifunctional UDP-glucose 4,6-dehydratase/UDP-4-keto-6-deoxy-D-glucose 3,5-epimerase/UDP-4-keto-L-rhamnose-reductase RHM1-like, with amino-acid sequence MATTYEPKNILITGAAGFIASHVCNRLIRNHPNYNIVVLDKLDYCSNLKNLLPSKSSPNFKFVKGDIGSADLVNFILLSESIDTIMHFAAQTHVDNSFGNSFEFTKNNIYGTHVLLEACKVTGQIKRFIHVSTDEVYGETDEDAVVGNHEASQLLPTNPYSATKAGAEMLVMAYGRSYGLPVITTRGNNVYGPNQFPEKMIPKFILLAMKGQPLPIHGDGSNVRSYLYCEDVAEAFEVILHRGEVGHVYNIGTLKERRVIDVAKEICQLFSLNPDTYIKLVENRPFNDQRYFLDDQKLKSLGWFERTSWEEGLKKTMEWYVNNPDWWGDVSGALLPHPRMLMVPGIERKFDGPDISNSDSTFVVNNSNQSHMIVPTPKNNPSIQKPALKFLIYGRTGWIGGLLGKICEKQGIPFEYGRGRLQERSQILADIQTVKPTHVFNAAGVTGRPNVDWCETHKPETIRTNVVGTLTLADVCREHNLLMMNYATGCIFEFDAAHPLGSGIGFKEEDKPNFTGSFYSKTKAMVEELLRDYDNVCTLRVRMPISSDLSNPRNFITKITRYNKVVDIPNSMTILDELLPISVEMAKRNCRGIWNFTNPGVVSHNEILEMYKNYIDSNFKWVNFTLEEQAKVIVAPRSNNELDASKLKKEFPELLPIKDSLIKYVFEPNKKTSAGGVSK; translated from the exons ATGGCCACTACATATGAACCAAAGAACATCCTCATCACAGGAGCCGCTGGCTTCATTGCATCCCATGTCTGCAATCGGCTCATTAGGAACCACCCTAATTATAATATTGTTGTCCTGGACAAGCTTGATTActgttcaaatttgaaaaacctGCTTCCCTCAAAATCGTCCCCTAACTTCAAGTTCGTCAAGGGAGATATTGGCAGTGCTGACCTTGTCAACTTCATCTTGCTTTCCGAGTCCATTGATACCATTATGCACTTTGCAGCCCAGACTCATGTTGACAACTCCTTTGGCAACAGCTTTGAATTTACTAAGAACAACATATATGGCACCCATGTCCTTCTAGAGGCCTGCAAAGTTACTGGCCAAATCAAGAGGTTTATCCATGTGAGCACCGATGAGGTTTATGGTGAGACAGATGAGGATGCTGTTGTGGGGAATCACGAGGCTTCTCAGCTCCTCCCAACAAACCCATATTCTGCTACTAAAGCTGGGGCAGAAATGCTTGTTATGGCATATGGGCGATCATATGGCTTGCCTGTGATTACTACCAGAGGTAACAATGTTTATGGGCCCAACCAGTTCCCTGAAAAAATGATTCCAAAATTTATCCTCTTGGCCATGAAGGGACAGCCTCTACCAATTCATGGGGATGGATCTAATGTTAGGAGTTATCTCTACTGTGAAGATGTGGCGGAGGCATTCGAAGTCATTCTCCACAGGGGTGAAGTGGGCCATGTCTACAACATTGGGACATTGAAAGAAAGGAGAGTGATTGATGTGGCCAAGGAAATTTGCCAACTTTTCTCTTTGAACCCAGATACCTATATTAAGTTAGTAGAGAATAGGCCTTTTAATGATCAAAGATACTTCTTGGATGACCAAAAGCTGAAGAGCTTGGGATGGTTCGAACGTACTTCATGGGAAGAGGGTCTAAAGAAGACCATGGAATGGTATGTCAACAATCCTGACTGGTGGGGTGATGTCTCTGGAGCACTGCTCCCTCATCCAAGAATGCTAATGGTGCCTGGAATTGAAAGAAAGTTTGATGGGCCTGATATCAGCAATTCTGATTCCACTTTTGTGGTAAATAATTCTAATCAGAGCCATATGATAGTTCCAACTCCAAAGAACAACCCCTCTATTCAGAAGCCAGCTCTGAAGTTCTTAATTTATGGTAGAACTGGGTGGATTGGGGGCCTTCTTGGGAAGATTTGTGAGAAGCAAGGTATACCCTTTGAGTATGGAAGGGGGCGCTTGCAGGAGAGGTCACAGATCTTGGCAGATATTCAAACTGTTAAGCCAACTCATGTTTTTAATGCTGCTGGAGTGACTGGCAGACCTAATGTGGATTGGTGTGAAACTCATAAGCCAGAGACAATCCGGACCAATGTTGTTGGTACTTTAACCTTGGCAGATGTCTGCAGAGAGCATAACCTTCTAATGATGAATTATGCTACTGgctgtatttttgaatttgatgcAGCACATCCGTTGGGGTCTGGAATTGGGTTTAAGGAAGAAGACAAACCTAATTTCACCGGTTCGTTCTATTCGAAAACCAAAGCCATG GTTGAGGAGCTTTTGAGAGACTATGACAATGTTTGCACCCTTAGAGTCCGTATGCCAATATCATCTGATCTCAGCAACCCACGTAACTTCATCACAAAGATTACACGCTATAACAAAGTGGTTGACATTCCCAACAGCATGACTATCTTGGATGAGCTGCTGCCCATTTCAGTTGAGATGGCCAAAAGGAATTGCAGGGGCATTTGGAACTTCACAAATCCTGGTGTTGTGAGTCACAATGAGATTTTGGAGATGTACAAGAACTACATTGACTCCAATTTTAAGTGGGTTAATTTCACACTGGAAGAACAGGCCAAGGTTATTGTTGCCCCTCGCAGCAACAATGAGTTGGATGCATCCAAGTTGAAGAAAGAATTCCCTGAACTTCTGCCAATCAAGGATTCACTGATCAAATATGTCTTTGAGCCCAACAAGAAAACTAGTGCTGGTGGAGTGTCAAAATAA
- the LOC126696693 gene encoding trifunctional UDP-glucose 4,6-dehydratase/UDP-4-keto-6-deoxy-D-glucose 3,5-epimerase/UDP-4-keto-L-rhamnose-reductase RHM2-like encodes MATTYEPKNILITGAAGFIASHVCNRLIRNYPDYKIVVVDKLDYCSNLKNILPSISSQNFKFIKGDIATADLVNYVLLSESIDTIMHFAAQTHVDNSFGNSFEFTKNNIYGTHVLLEACKVTGQIKRFIHVSTDEVYGETDEDAVMGNIEASQLLPTNPYSATKAGAEMLVMAYGRSYGLPVITTRGNNVYGPNQFPEKLIPKFILLAMKGQPLPIHGDGSNVRSYLYCEDVAEAFETILHRGEVGHVYNIGTQKERRVIDVAKEICQLFSLNPETYIKYVENRPFNDQRYFLDVQKLKTLGWFERTSWEEGLKKTTEWYVNNSDWWGDVSGALLPHPKMLMVPGIGRKCDGPHNRNSASSYVANNSIASGMVVRSPRSPKNNPSTQKRGLKFLIYGKTGYLGGLLGQLCEKQGIPFVYGKGRLEERSQLMQEIRTVKPTHVFNAAGLTGRPNADWCESHKVETIQTNVVGTLNLADVCREHGLLMINYGSGCIFEFDAEHPMGSGIGFKEEEKPNYTGSFYSKSKAVAEDLLNEYDNVCTLRARMPISSNLSHPRNFVRKITQYEKVVDIPNSMTVLDELLPMSIELAKRNRRGIWNFTNPGVVSHNEVLELYKNYIDPNFKWVNFTLEEQAKVLVAPRSNNEMDASKLKKEFPELLSIKDSLIKYIFEPNKKSVAGAVSK; translated from the exons ATGGCCACCACATACGAACCAAAGAACATCCTCATTACTGGAGCAGCTGGCTTCATTGCCTCCCATGTCTGCAATCGGCTTATCCGAAACTACCCAGATTACaagattgttgttgttgacaAGCTTGACTACTGCTCAAACTTGAAGAACATTCTTCCTTCAATATCATCCCAAAACTTCAAGTTCATCAAGGGAGACATTGCCACTGCTGACCTTGTCAACTACGTCCTCCTCTCTGAGTCCATTGACACCATCATGCACTTTGCAGCACAAACTCACGTTGACAACTCTTTTGGCAACAGCTTCGAGTTCACAAAGAACAACATCTATGGCACTCATGTCCTTCTCGAGGCTTGCAAAGTCACTGGTCAAATCAAGAGGTTCATCCATGTGAGCACTGATGAGGTTTATGGGGAGACAGATGAGGATGCTGTCATGGGAAACATTGAGGCTTCTCAGCTCCTTCCAACAAACCCTTATTCTGCTACTAAAGCTGGGGCTGAAATGCTTGTCATGGCATATGGGAGATCATATGGATTGCCTGTGATCACTACTAGAGGTAACAATGTTTATGGGCCTAACCAATTCCCTGAAAAGTTGATTCCAAAATTCATTCTTTTGGCCATGAAGGGACAGCCTCTACCAATTCATGGGGATGGTTCTAATGTTAGGAGCTATCTCTACTGTGAAGATGTTGCTGAAGCATTCGAAACCATTCTCCATAGGGGTGAAGTTGGCCATGTTTACAACATTGGCAcacagaaagaaagaagagtgaTTGATGTGGCCAAGGAAATTTGCCAACTTTTCTCTTTGAACCCTGAAACCTATATTAAGTATGTGGAGAATAGGCCTTTTAATGACCAAAGATACTTCTTGGATGTTCAAAAGTTGAAGACTTTGGGATGGTTTGAACGTACTTCATGGGAAGAGGGCCTAAAAAAGACCACAGAATGGTATGTCAACAATTCTGACTGGTGGGGTGATGTTTCTGGAGCATTGCTTCCTCATCCAAAAATGCTAATGGTGCCTGGAATTGGAAGGAAGTGTGATGGACCTCATAACAGAAATTCTGCTTCCTCTTATGTGGCAAACAATTCTATTGCGAGCGGAATGGTAGTCCGAAGTCCCCGAAGTCCAAAGAACAACCCCTCTACTCAGAAGCGAGGTCTGAAGTTTTTGATTTATGGTAAAACAGGTTATCTTGGGGGTCTTCTTGGGCAACTTTGTGAGAAGCAAGGGATACCGTTTGTGTATGGGAAGGGGCGTTTGGAGGAACGGTCACAACTCATGCAAGAAATTCGGACTGTTAAACCAACTCATGTTTTCAATGCTGCTGGATTGACTGGCAGGCCTAATGCAGATTGGTGTGAAAGTCATAAAGTTGAGACAATTCAGACCAATGTGGTTGGTACATTAAACTTGGCAGATGTCTGCAGAGAACATGGCCTCCTAATGATCAATTATGGAAGTGgctgtatttttgaatttgatgcAGAACATCCAATGGGGTCAGGTATCGGGTTTAAGGAGGAAGAGAAGCCTAATTACACTGGCTCTTTCTATTCCAAATCCAAAGCTGTG GCTGAAGATCTTTTGAATGAATATGACAATGTTTGCACCCTTAGAGCCCGAATGCCAATATCCTCCAATCTGAGCCACCCCCGGAACTTTGTCCGAAAGATTACACAATATGAGAAAGTAGTTGACATTCCAAACAGCATGACTGTGTTGGATGAGCTGCTGCCCATGTCGATTGAGTTGGCCAAAAGGAACCGCAGGGGCATTTGGAACTTCACAAACCCTGGTGTTGTGAGTCATAATGAGGTTCTGGAGCTGTACAAGAACTATATTGACCCTAATTTCAAGTGGGTTAACTTTACATTGGAAGAGCAGGCCAAAGTTCTGGTTGCACCTCGAAGCAACAATGAAATGGATGCATCTAAATTGAAGAAAGAATTCCCTGAGCTGTTGTCAATCAAGGATTCCCTGATTAAATACATATTTGAACCCAACAAGAAAAGCGTTGCCGGTGCAGTGTCAAAATAA